GCCCTTTTTCAAAACCTTCCCCACAGTTTCGCTTGACTTGTATAGCGGTGTCAGATCGGGACGGTTGTTTTTGTCTACGGGTGTAGGAACCGTGACCACGTAGTAATTGCAATCTTTTATGTCTTCGGAATCAGCGGAACACCAAAGTCCGACTGCATCATCTGAAGCATCTTTCAGTAAAACAGACTCGAGCAGCTCTTTCTCAACTTCGAGCGTATTATCCACACCTGAATTCAGCTCCTGAACGCGGTTTTGGTTGATGTCAAATCCCACTACCCGATATTTGGTTGCAAACAATCGCGCCAATGGCAAACCTACATATCCTAAACCTATAACTGCTATTTTCATGTTTTGCTTTTTATTCTCTTTTTTATTTGAGGTTGGCCCAGTACCAGTTTACTGCCTGCTTCAATCCTTCACGCATCGAAAACTGTGGATTGTATCCCATTTGTTTTCGCGCTTTATCAATGCTTGCGAGCGAATGCGGTATGTCACCTGCCCTGTTTGGGCCATATATCACATCCACATTTGCTATCGCAGGGTCGTGCTCTGAAAGGAATTCCTTCAGGTAGCTGACCAGGTCATTCAATGTGGTACGGTCACCGAAAGCAGTGTTGTACACGGTATTGACTGCTTCCGGGTTCTGGGTCGTCATCGCAAGTTCATTCATCTGGATCACATTATCGATGTAGGTGAAATCCCGCGAATAATTGCCGTCGCCATTGATAACGGGACTTTCATAATTCATGAACTGCATCACAAATTTTGGGATGACCGCTGCATAGGCCCCTTTTGGATCCTGTTTCCGCCCGAATACATTAAAATAACGCAGGCCGACCGTTTCCAGGCCATATGTCTTGCTGAAAATATCAGCATACAATTCATTTACATATTTTGTTATGGCGTACGGTGACAACGGCTTACCGATGACATCTTCCACTTTAGGCAGGCTTTCGGAATCGCCGTAAGTCGACGAACTGGCCGCGTATACAAACCTTTTGACTTTGGCGTCGCGCGAAGCCACAAGCATGTTGAGAAAACCGCCCACATTGACATCGTTGCTTGTGATCGGATCGTTAATGGACCTCGGCACTGAGCCAAGGGCCGCCTGATGGAGCACATAATCCGCGCCGCTTACTGCAGTACGGCAATCTTCCATGTTGCGTATGTCTCCCTCAATGAGCGTGAAGTTTGGATTTTCAAACAGGTGGCTGATGTTGTGACGGTGTCCGGTCGCAAAATTATCGAGGCAGACAACCTTATAATTTTTGGCAATAAAATGCTCACAAAGATTAGAGCCTATAAAACCCGCTCCGCCTGTAATCAAAATCGTCGACTGCATATTTGAAAATTTGTGCAAATATATGATTTATAATTTCATTAACAGCTGTTGAGCAGCTGAGTTTAGTCACCCTTACTTCTCCTGAATGAAATATCACCGAAGATGAATTTGAATATCCTCACCAAGATATTACCTCGCTTGTCGTCCTCATGGTATCCGTTCGAATAGCTGCCGTAGCCATAGCCGTAGCCGTAACTGTAGCCGTAACCATAACCGTATTTCGCCTTGCTTTCAAAACTGTTCAGGATGATGCTGACGTTGTCAATCTCGTCGCGCTTGTACCGTGTGTTGAGCAGGGTAATCATGTCCTTTTTAGTAAAGTTCTGACGGACGACGTATAGGATGACGTCCGAATAGGGCGCCAGCTCCAAGGCATCTGACACCAATCCGATCGGTGGCGTATCGAGGATAATATAGTCGTACTGATTCTTGAGCTCGAGCAGCATGTCGCGCATGGCATCACTGAGGATGAGCTCGGCAGGATTCGGGGGGATCGGTCCTGAGGTAATCACATCGAGGAAAGGAATGTGTGTCGGCTGGATGATTTCCGCCAGCGTTTTTTGCCCGATAAGGTAATTTACCGCTCCGGTATCGTTGCTGATTTTAAAATCTCCGAAAATCTTCGGTTTCCTTAAATCGAGGCCGATAATGATTGTTTTCTTTTCACTCATTGCAAACACTGTGGCAATGTTGATGGAGCAGAATGTTTTGCCTTCCCCGCTCACCGAGGAGGTGATCATCAGCGTTTTGGCACCGGACACATTTTGCTTTTTATAAAGGAATTGCAGTGAAGAACGAATAGCCCTGAACGATTCGGACAGCGCGGATTTGGGTCTTTCAAAAACGGACAAGTTCGAGTCGGTATGTTTCTTACCTATGACACCGATCAGCGGAATCGTTGTCAGTTTCGCGACGTCGTCGGTGTTCTGTATCGAGTTGTTCACGAAAAAAATGCCGAACACGAAAAGCAGCGGTATGATAAATCCTAAAAACAAGGCCAGCACGTAATTTACACCCGTCTTGGGTCCTACCAATCCGCCGCCAACGTCTTTTGCCGGATCGATAAATTTGATGTCCGACACATTTGCCGCCTTGACGATATTCGCTTCCGTCCTTTTTTTAAGGAAGTCATTGTAAATATTGCTATTAAGGTCGTATTTCCGCTGTATTTTCAGGAGTTCCTGCTGGTCTTCAGGAAGTTGCTTAATAGAACTCTGTGCCTCGTTCAGGTGGCCATCAACCGTATTCAACTCGCTTCGGAGTGCGGATTTAGCCGAGCTGATATTTTCAAGAAGCACCTGTTTCACAGCATCCATCTGGTTGTCGAAATCACGGAAAATCTTCTCACTCTTCACCGCGTATTTCAATTCAGACCGCTGGGTCGAAAGCGAGATGAGCTTGGAGACATTCACGACAATATTTGGATCCTCGATACCGGCCACCGATGGCGCAGGCAATTTGGAAAAATCCGCGTTATTGATCAGGTAATTACGCAAATTGTTATAATAGGCAATCTTCCTGGTCACCTCATCTTTTTTGATCTCGTATTCCAGCAGTTTATTGCTGATCTGGCTTCCCCCGTCCTCTATCTCAATCACATTCTTTCCTTTAGTAAAGGCTTTGAGCTCATCACCGGTCCGCTTGATCTGCTCCTCCATCGCAATCATGGTGCTGTCGATGAAATTGATGGTGTTTGTCGCAAACTGGTTCTTGGCAGCCAATTGATTGTCTTTAAGCACCTGGACTGTGGTGTTCAGGTATTTTACAATCCTCGCCTTGTTCGTGCCCTGCAAGGATAATTTCAATATCGAACCGCCTTTGGCATCCGTTTCGACATTGATCCCCTGATACCCCGATACTGTACCGTCAAAGTTGTTGAACTGCACAAAATAGGTATTGCCTTTATAAAAACCAGGTTTGTCTTTGATGATTAGTGTCCAGTTCAGGAATGGCAGATTCACATTCTCTCCGGTCTTGAAATTGGCTTTAAATTCACCTTTCGATACTGCCGTGTTGCCATTAGAATTGTCGGAATAATAAATCAATCCGGCACTATCGCTTTCAAAGTTGATCTGGATCTGGTACACGCTTTCGCTCAGGAATTTAATCCTGATCGGGATTCCGGCAAGCTGCCCGAATTTCCTGTCGAATTTTACATAAAAAGGTGCTTCACCGTAGGCATCAACAAGGCTGTATTTGCCTTCCTTAAGATAATCGACGAAAAAATCAAGCCGGCTCACAACCAACTCGTTGTGTGAGCGCGACTTCAACGTGGAGGCAATCGTCTGTACCTGATCTGACGTACCGCCCCAGTTAAAAACCAGGCTGGTGTTTGATGTAAAAAAAGGGTTGTTTTCCTCTTTCACCGAGATCGTGGTTTCCAGCCCGTAAATTTTTTCCTTCCTGATATTCACCTGATACGCAATGGTAAAGGCAACAATCCAGCTGGCTATGAACCATCTCCAATAACTCGCCGTCTTAATCAGAAAGCCTTTGAAATCAAAACTGTTCTCACTTTCAAAAAAAGAAAAATCCTTAGTGTCGAGCATCGTATGTGTTAATTTTTAAGCAATAAAAAAGTGGTTGTAGCCAGCGACAATATCGTAACTATTGTGGTTAAGGATTCTATCCCTGTTTTTCCCGTTCCCCATGATTTTTGCTTCAGGGGCTTCACAAAGATGTAGTCGTTGGGCTGGATGTAATAGTACGGACTTTGTATGGCTTTGATGTCGGTGAGGTCAATGTCATGCATCTCAGTACCATATGGAAATTGCCTGATGACCGTTACCGATTTACGGTCGCCCGTAATCGTGACGTCACCTGAATTTGCCAGTGCTTCGAGTATGTTCAGTTTTTCCGTGAAGAGTGTCTTGGTACCCGGGCTTGTCACTTCGCCACTGGTCGTGTAACGTATGCCTGCGAGCTTAACATTTACAAATATATCGGCCTCTTTGTTGAAATACGTTTCGAGCAATTCTTTTTCGATTTTAACGCGCACTTCGTCCAGTGTAAACCCAAGCACATTGACCTCTCCCAATATAGGAATCCTGATATTGCCATGGTCGTCTACCGTAAACCCGTTGAAATAGAGGCTGGATTCCGATTCTCCTCCGGAGTTACCGTCCGCTTTCGATGACGGACTGAAAATCGCCACCAGTTTCTGGTCTATCGCCTTGATATTGATGCTGATGATGTCATTGGTCTGCAGCCTGTAAGGCTTTAACGAAATGGGATTCACCGGACTTACCGCTGCGCCGTCCGATTTGTTTTGGAGGTAAATCATGTCTTTCGTAGGGATACACGAAGTGAGCAACGTACCCAATAACAATAAATACCACAGTCTGATCCTCATTTGAAATATATTAGCAAACAAATATAGCTTTTCCTTTATAATTATAAAATTCATGCACCACAAATGCTCAGCCATTCCCGAATGAGTTTTCAAAAGGTACCCGCTGCAGGATGCTGCGCCCCAGGGTGACCTCATCGGCATACTCGAGCTCATCGCCGACGGCAATCCCCCGGGCAATCGCTGAAGTGATAATTCCCGAATCCCCGATTTGCTTGTAAATGTAAAAATTCGTCGTATCGCCTTCCATCGTCGGGCTCAGTGCAAAAATCAGCTCGCGTACCTTCCCCGCTTTGACTTTATCAACCAATGCGGCGATCTTCAACTGTCCCGGGCCCACGCCGTCTATAGGCGAAATTTTCCCGCCCAGTACATGGTAGATGCCATGAAATTGCCGCGTATTCTCGATCGCCATGACATCCCGGATGTCCTCCACGACACACACCAGCGCATGATCGCGCTTCGGGTTGGCGCAGATGTAACAAATGGCGGAATCGGCGATGTTGTTGCAGCTTTCACAGTTTTTTACATCCTCGCGCATCGCGGTAAGCGCCTGCGACAGGAATGTCGTCTGCTCGACTGGCTGCCTGAGCAGGTGCAACACCAGCCGAAGCGCGGTACGTTTGCCGATACCCGGCAACTGCGACATCTCAGTGACTGCTTTTTCGAGTAGTTTCGAAGAGAATTCCATGGTGCAAATGTAGCCAATTAGACAATGAGAAGGCCGCAAAACAGCCATAATTAATAGCCGAATGTTGACCGCGCTGATCCATCCTGAAATACCAACGCCGCAATCCCAATTGTCTTGAAACCGTGATTTTCTGATTATCTTTTTGTATTTTGCCCAACAAACAAGCAAATACATGGCACCGGCAACAATCCTGACCTTAATTATACTTTACTTCGGACTACTTTTTCTCATTTCTTATTTCGTAAGCCGGAAAAACAGCGACAATGATACTTTTTTCAAGGCCAACAAAAATTCGAAGTGGTATCTCGTCGCCTTTGGAATGATCGGCACGGCGCTTTCGGGTGTGACTTTCATCTCCGTCCCGGGTAAAGTAGGGGCTGAAGCCGTTCAGTTTTCCTATTTCCAGTTCGTTATAGGGAATGCCATCGGTTTTTTACTCATTGCCAAAGTGCTGTTGCCACTGTATTACCGCATGAATCTCACGTCAATCTACGGCTATATCGAGCAGCGCCTCGGGACCATCAGTTATAAGACGTCCGCCACGATTTTCCTGATCAGCCGCACAATCGGATCGGCATTCCGGCTGTATCTCGTAGTGATCGTATTGCAGCGGTATGTATTTGACGCGTTCCACATGCCGTTTGCACTCACCGTGCTGGTTTCATTGGCATTGATTTTCGCGTATACCTATCGCGGCGGACTCAAAACAATCATCATCACTGACACGCTGCAGACGTTTTTCCTGGTCTCTTCAGTATTCCTTACGATTTATTTTATCTGCCAAAGCCTTGACCTCGATGCCATTCAGGCTTTTGAAGCCGTAAAGAACAGCCAGTATTCCAAAATCTTTTTTTATGAGGATGCCATGGCGCCCACTTTTTTCATAAAACAGGTGCTTGGCGGTATGTTTGTCACGATCGCCATGGTCGGGCTGGACCAGGACCTGATGCAGAAAAATCTGAGCTGCAGAAACATCGGCGAAGCGCAAAAAAACATGTTTACTTTTACGGGTACATTTGTGCTGATCAATATTTTTTTCCTGAGTGTCGGCGCGCTGTTATACCTTTATGCCGGCAAAAACGGCATTGCCATACCGGAATACCTCGGCAAACCGAAGACTGATTTCCTTTTTCCCGAAATCGCGCTGAACCATCTCGGTGCAATTCCGGCAATCGTCTTCCTGCTGGGGCTTACGGCCGCCACGTTTGCCACCACAGATTCCGCCCTGACCGCGCTGACCACCTCATTCTGCGTCGATTTTCTCGGAATGGACAAGGCTGAAAATAATACCGGACCAAAAACAGTACGCACGCGTCATGCCGTGCATATCGGGTTTTCACTGCTGATGTTCCTCGTAATCATTGTCTTTAATGCCTTAAATGATGAGTCGGTCGTCACGATGATTTTCAGGGTTGCCGGATATACTTACGGCCCATTGTTGGGGCTATATTGCTTTGGATTGTTTGTCAGGAAGCTCGGCGTTCATGATCGGTTTGTCCCGATAGTCTGCGTGATGTCACCGATGCTTACCTGGTTCATCAGCGAAAATTCAGCCACATGGCTGAACGGATACATTTTCGATACGGAACTGATTATCGTAAACGGACTGATCACCTTCCTCGGATTGCTGATCATCAGCAGGAAAGCCGATGCGCAGACACGATTTTAATATTGGTTTGTCGCGAGCATCACTAAAGTGCAGGCCACTTCTACCGCAATACCATTAGCACGCAGCAATTGGTACAATTCGGGGTTCTCAGTGCCCGGGTTGAAGATTACCCTTTTGGGCTGCAGGCTGATGATGTAGTTGTAATAATCCCGCTGCCGTTGCGGATTAAGATATAAAGTGACGGTATCCACATTGGTGAACGGAACCTGTTTTGTCTGGATTTTGGTACCGTTGACCTCACCTTCCTTCTGCCCGATGGCTACGACCGAATGATCGTGAGCGGTGAGTCGGTTGATGGCCATGTTCGAATACCTTGCAGGATTTTCAGAGGCGCCCAGCACCAGCGTTTTCTTACTTTTCATAGCGTGTTTTATTTACAAAATAACGATTTTCCCGCCAGTAAATGTTATTTATTGATGATATCTTTTACAACCTGGTAGTAGTCCCTGGGCAACAGGTCACCGGCCTTGCGAGAACCAAGGTAACCGCCGAACAGCACACCGGAAATAGGTAAATAGTTGCCGTTCTCATCAATCAGGATTTCGGGCCTTGTAAAATCGATTACGGAAATATGGTCCTTATCGTACACGATTCTAAAATATTCCTTCACCGTCGTAGCCTTACCATCACGGACCGTAATGGCTGTACCGGGTTTTTTCAGGACCCTGAGTTTCTTCATATTCAGCGTATCGGATATTTGGAAATAAAAAGCGGGATTGATCCGGGCGTTTGCTGTATACAGACTCATTTTTTGCTTCTCCCAATCGTTGTGCGTGAACGTGTGCATCAGGTGTGGTGCTGAGCCAAGATAGGTTTGCAGCCGTTTTTTGTCGGCTTCCCCTTTTTTCGAAAGATCGATATAGAACGTTGATCCGGCATAATAGCTCCGGTTGATCGCATGATCCGAAATACTGGTCTCGGTATAACTTAGTGAAAATTCAATCAGGTCGAAACGGATTTCATATTTCAGGTAATCATTCCTAATGCGAAGCGTATTGGCCGCGGAAGCTTTCAGCGTATTGGTTTCCAGATCATACGATACATCGATATCATCCTCGTTGAGGATTTTACACGATTTTCCCGCCTGCGATGTCCCGAGGAATTGCCGGCGGAACACGTCCAGAAGCTGGCTGCGCGAAAACGGCCCTCTGCTGACAACGACTTCCTCAAGAGCGGTCTGGGTTTTCTCAAGATAAATTTTCATGAATTTGCCCGCATAATCGAGGGGCTTTCTGAGCCTGTAGGTTGCATAACCCACGAAACTGATGACCAGGTCGCTCTCGCCTGCCCCGACTGAAATGCCGAAATTGCCCTGCTCATCGGCTACGGTCGCAGTGGTTGTCCCATCAAAATAAATCGTGGCACCTGCCAGCGGCTGTTCGGTTTCCTTGTCGGCAATCATGCCTTTTAAGGCTTGCGGCTGTACAGGTTGTATGCAAAAAAACACCAGCAGGAAAAGATAAGCCCTGATTTTCATAACGATGTAGTTTTTTTCAAATATAATAACCAAAGATTAGGTTTCAATAATAATGATTTTTTATTTATAACTTTACAGGTAAGCCGGATTCCGGAATTAATTTTGCCGAAAAACATGGAGTTATTCATTTACTTATTTGCCGCGCTGTTCTCGGTTCTGAATCCGATCGGCACGGTGCCTATTTTCGTGGGGCTGACTCAGGACGATGACAAGAAGGAACGTTCCCGCGTTTCACTCTGGACCGCCATCGATGTATTTATTATTTTGATCATTTCGTATTTCATCGGGCAGTATGTATTGACTTTCTTCGGTATCAGCATTGAGGCGCTGCGTATCGCCGGCGGACTGATTATCGTGAGTTCGGGATTTTCACTGCTCACGGGAAAATTCAGCAAAACACGCGGTATCAATAAGGAAGTGGCCAATGACCTGCAGAAACGCAACGACATCGCTTTAACGCCACTCGCCATCCCGATGCTTGCCGGCCCCGGATCCATTTCCCTGCTGATCGCATTTTACCAGGAGCACCATCAGACAGCGGAAATGATGATCGCCGTATTGTCAATTTTGGCGGTAGCGTTCGTGATTTTCCTCATTCTGAGGAGCGGGCATTACCTCGCTAAAATCCTGGGTGCTTCAGGAATCGTAGCGATTTCAAGGATTGTGGGATTTATTGTCATTGCTATCGGAATCCAGTATATCGTCAGTTCGATCATCAGCATCATCAAAAGCAACCTGCTATAACACAAAAAGGCCTCCCGAGGGAAGCCTTTTTTAAAAAAAAGTAAAACAAAACTATCCTGCATTCAGGATTTTCCGATCATACAATAACGGCCGCCATACCCTGTACGTGAAGCTGATTAAGATCAGGTTGATCAGCAGCAAGCCGCCGGTTTCGATCAACTCCCCTGTCTCATCGCGCTCGAGGAACAGGTGGAACAAAAAAATATTCAAAATGACCGGCAGCGCGATCAACGCCCCAATACCCGAAAAAACCTGGCTGATGAGCATGATGCCGCCCGCGAGTTCGACAATGCCCAGGAATTCCCAGAAAAAGCCGGTCTGTTTCATGCCGAAAATATAATTCTTAATTTGGAGTGCCTCGATTGTTGGCGCCACCTGACCGCCTTGCTGTACTTTCTCGACAATCTCTGTCGGTGAGGGCATCGGCCTGGCAAATTTCATGATGCCGCCGTAAAGCAGCATACCGCCGAGAATCAGGTTGAGAACAATACGGATGATATTTTTTACTTTCATAATTATTGTAATAAGGTGTATTGAAATGTTGGGTAGCCGCGCTCGCCCGCGCTATTCGAACCGCCGGTAAATTTGAGTTTATAAAGGTTGCCCGCCGGATCTTTGATAATAAAGAACCGGTCGGTCTTTAAAACGAATTGAGAAACCGGGCCGTTCGGTCCGTTTACGCTTGTGCTTCTCCAGTTCGAACCTATATTTGTCTGGTTTTCAGTAAAAAGATCTGGCGATACATCGGCTTTCGTAAAGCGGTCATAAGTGACGTCGTCTGACACGGAAACCATGTAGGCCCTGGCACCGCCCTTGAGATTAGTAAGCACAAAATCGGGAAAATAATAAGGGGTGGTTCCGCCTAAGAGGTTTGTAAAAGTCGTGAAATTCAGATCCCATAATACTTTTTGAGGTTCGACCATCACTGTATTTTTTGCAACCAGGCTGAAGAACGTAAAATTGTAAGCCGCATTTTTTGAAAGGGTCACTTCTTCGTGGGTCGTGGCACCGATAGCGGCGTATTGAACCCGGTAATCGCTGCCGCTGCGCAGCACCCGGATCTTCATCCAGCCCCTTGACGCGCCGGATCCTGAAGCATCTGCTCCTATGGCAGGCATGGTTGTCGCTGGGTTGCTTCCCATATTGATCAGGTACACTTTATTGTCGGCATCGTTTGCCGAAACCGGATCTATCGCAGTGTCATGCGTACCCGGGTCATTGTCAAACACGCCGGTGGGACTGTCAATCTGCGTGGCAATGCCCTGCCCCTGGGCAATGATCATGGTCTCATCAGGGAGTTGCACCTCATCAATATTGGTGGTTTCCAGTTTTTTGGCAGCCATCTTAAGCGAACTGTTCAATACCACCCGGAAATCTGTTCCGGAATAAAAGCCCAAATCCCAGGAAACCCTTGGCACTACGGTCATTGCACCACTGCTCAGGTCAATGTACACCTGGTTCGGTTGTGTCGCGCCGCCCACTTCAGCTGCAAGTGCCGCCCCGAGTGAAGCAGTTTCGCTGAAATTAACCTGGACCGCATCGTTCGCCGCTACAGTCCCTACAGACACGGCCGTAATGGTGAACAATACATGCTTCACCTGTCCTTCTACGGCGTCAACCATTTTGTTGAACGTGAAATTTACTGAGGTAACCCCGGCTTCAAACGGAACAGTTACCGTGTCGCCGTCAGCGTCGGGCAAGGTGGTAAAGTCGGTACCATAGGTTGCCCCTTGCGCATCGATTAGCAGCGTGACCGTACCTGCGGCAGGCGTCGGCGCTGAAAAAGCAATTGTCACGGGCGTGGCGTCGGCCGAAAGATTTACGGATGGGGTCGCAAATGCCACCGACAGTCCGTTCGTTTTAGGATCGTCGTCATTGCATGCGGCAATGGCTATTGCCAGGCAGGAAAGGAATAAGATAAGCGTGTTCTTCATGGTGATGTATTAATTTATTTGTTAAAGTTCAGGTTGTACGTAAGTTTGACAAACGCCGAGCGGCCGTAACCCAGCAGCATATCAGACGCTCCCGAATGGATGCCGGTCGTTGCTGTGCCTGTGCGGATTGTCCTTATATTGAAAAGGTTCCGCATCCCAAGGCTCACCTCAAGTTTCTTACCGAAGAACTCCCGGCGAACCGAAGCGTCCATCCAGCTGTATGCCTCAATTTCGGAGAGCAGGAACGCCGCGTTGTTGTTTGCGTCGGTGGAAGCGATGTATTGCTGCTGCCTGCCATTGTATTTGTAATAAATGGCAAGAAGCGTGCGCCAGGCCGGGATGCTGTAAGAAATGCTCGAGTTGATTTGCAAGGCATACAGGAAGCGGTTATCTGAGGTGGCTCCGAGTGCGGCCAGGTCGATTTGCTGCGAAATTCCGACCAGTGCCAGTCCGAGATTCAAGTTCCAATTTTCATATGATAACTGGTTTGTGGACGCGAGGTTCCACATCTTATAACGATCGATGTTCAGGTATTTGTAGCGTTGCGTGGGAACAATGTCTTCCAGAACAAGGCTGATGCGGTCATCGACAGTCAGCAGCGTAACGGCCAGCGTATTGGAAACTTTCACATCCGCATCAAATGAGGTGCTTTTCTTCACACTCAACTCATACGACATCGCGGCTTCGGGAGACAGGGATTCGTTGCCCTGTAGGTTGTGATTCGAATCGACAAAATAAGTATAGAGTTCATCGAAGTTCGGTGTACGGTAGGACCTTCCCAAAGACATTCGCATTTCAATCGCCTTCGGAAAAAGGTAACGCAGCCCGAGTGACGCGGCATACTGGTCGTCAAAAACAGACTGGAACGAATACCGCAGTCCGGGACGGATCGACAACTTTCGCGTGGCCTTGATTTCTGCGGAAGCGAAGACGTCATAATTGCCAAAGCGTTTGCGAATGTTTGTCAGCTGCTGGTTGTCATCCTTGAAAATCCCGGCGCTGGCATCGTAAAAGCCGTTTTCAGCAACTGCCTCATACCCCAGCTGCAGGTCAAAAGAGTCGCTTTTGAAAAAACCGCTTAAAGTGCCAGTGGAGTACAACACGTCTTTTGACTGGTACTTTTTCCGGCTGTTTGCTGATTCATGCCGTGTTTCGAGTTGGTATCGGAAATCTTCAAAATCGCGCTGCTGCCTTTGGTGAGACAGCGAGACGTTATAGGAAAGCGTGCCGAAAATCTTTCCGTAGGCGTTCAGGTGTTGGTTAAAACGGTTCGAAATGTAGCGCCGGTCATTTGCGTAAAACGTTTCGGGAAACGGGTAGTTATCCTGCGGCACTACAATAGGATTCCGGAAATCGACCTGCTCCCCGAAATAATCGAACCGGTAAAACAGGC
The nucleotide sequence above comes from Flavobacterium magnum. Encoded proteins:
- a CDS encoding SDR family oxidoreductase, which gives rise to MQSTILITGGAGFIGSNLCEHFIAKNYKVVCLDNFATGHRHNISHLFENPNFTLIEGDIRNMEDCRTAVSGADYVLHQAALGSVPRSINDPITSNDVNVGGFLNMLVASRDAKVKRFVYAASSSTYGDSESLPKVEDVIGKPLSPYAITKYVNELYADIFSKTYGLETVGLRYFNVFGRKQDPKGAYAAVIPKFVMQFMNYESPVINGDGNYSRDFTYIDNVIQMNELAMTTQNPEAVNTVYNTAFGDRTTLNDLVSYLKEFLSEHDPAIANVDVIYGPNRAGDIPHSLASIDKARKQMGYNPQFSMREGLKQAVNWYWANLK
- a CDS encoding polysaccharide biosynthesis tyrosine autokinase, which gives rise to MLDTKDFSFFESENSFDFKGFLIKTASYWRWFIASWIVAFTIAYQVNIRKEKIYGLETTISVKEENNPFFTSNTSLVFNWGGTSDQVQTIASTLKSRSHNELVVSRLDFFVDYLKEGKYSLVDAYGEAPFYVKFDRKFGQLAGIPIRIKFLSESVYQIQINFESDSAGLIYYSDNSNGNTAVSKGEFKANFKTGENVNLPFLNWTLIIKDKPGFYKGNTYFVQFNNFDGTVSGYQGINVETDAKGGSILKLSLQGTNKARIVKYLNTTVQVLKDNQLAAKNQFATNTINFIDSTMIAMEEQIKRTGDELKAFTKGKNVIEIEDGGSQISNKLLEYEIKKDEVTRKIAYYNNLRNYLINNADFSKLPAPSVAGIEDPNIVVNVSKLISLSTQRSELKYAVKSEKIFRDFDNQMDAVKQVLLENISSAKSALRSELNTVDGHLNEAQSSIKQLPEDQQELLKIQRKYDLNSNIYNDFLKKRTEANIVKAANVSDIKFIDPAKDVGGGLVGPKTGVNYVLALFLGFIIPLLFVFGIFFVNNSIQNTDDVAKLTTIPLIGVIGKKHTDSNLSVFERPKSALSESFRAIRSSLQFLYKKQNVSGAKTLMITSSVSGEGKTFCSINIATVFAMSEKKTIIIGLDLRKPKIFGDFKISNDTGAVNYLIGQKTLAEIIQPTHIPFLDVITSGPIPPNPAELILSDAMRDMLLELKNQYDYIILDTPPIGLVSDALELAPYSDVILYVVRQNFTKKDMITLLNTRYKRDEIDNVSIILNSFESKAKYGYGYGYSYGYGYGYGSYSNGYHEDDKRGNILVRIFKFIFGDISFRRSKGD
- a CDS encoding polysaccharide biosynthesis/export family protein — translated: MRIRLWYLLLLGTLLTSCIPTKDMIYLQNKSDGAAVSPVNPISLKPYRLQTNDIISINIKAIDQKLVAIFSPSSKADGNSGGESESSLYFNGFTVDDHGNIRIPILGEVNVLGFTLDEVRVKIEKELLETYFNKEADIFVNVKLAGIRYTTSGEVTSPGTKTLFTEKLNILEALANSGDVTITGDRKSVTVIRQFPYGTEMHDIDLTDIKAIQSPYYYIQPNDYIFVKPLKQKSWGTGKTGIESLTTIVTILSLATTTFLLLKN
- the recR gene encoding recombination mediator RecR — translated: MEFSSKLLEKAVTEMSQLPGIGKRTALRLVLHLLRQPVEQTTFLSQALTAMREDVKNCESCNNIADSAICYICANPKRDHALVCVVEDIRDVMAIENTRQFHGIYHVLGGKISPIDGVGPGQLKIAALVDKVKAGKVRELIFALSPTMEGDTTNFYIYKQIGDSGIITSAIARGIAVGDELEYADEVTLGRSILQRVPFENSFGNG
- a CDS encoding sodium:solute symporter, with the protein product MAPATILTLIILYFGLLFLISYFVSRKNSDNDTFFKANKNSKWYLVAFGMIGTALSGVTFISVPGKVGAEAVQFSYFQFVIGNAIGFLLIAKVLLPLYYRMNLTSIYGYIEQRLGTISYKTSATIFLISRTIGSAFRLYLVVIVLQRYVFDAFHMPFALTVLVSLALIFAYTYRGGLKTIIITDTLQTFFLVSSVFLTIYFICQSLDLDAIQAFEAVKNSQYSKIFFYEDAMAPTFFIKQVLGGMFVTIAMVGLDQDLMQKNLSCRNIGEAQKNMFTFTGTFVLINIFFLSVGALLYLYAGKNGIAIPEYLGKPKTDFLFPEIALNHLGAIPAIVFLLGLTAATFATTDSALTALTTSFCVDFLGMDKAENNTGPKTVRTRHAVHIGFSLLMFLVIIVFNALNDESVVTMIFRVAGYTYGPLLGLYCFGLFVRKLGVHDRFVPIVCVMSPMLTWFISENSATWLNGYIFDTELIIVNGLITFLGLLIISRKADAQTRF
- a CDS encoding CoA-binding protein translates to MKSKKTLVLGASENPARYSNMAINRLTAHDHSVVAIGQKEGEVNGTKIQTKQVPFTNVDTVTLYLNPQRQRDYYNYIISLQPKRVIFNPGTENPELYQLLRANGIAVEVACTLVMLATNQY
- a CDS encoding carboxypeptidase-like regulatory domain-containing protein, which gives rise to MKIRAYLFLLVFFCIQPVQPQALKGMIADKETEQPLAGATIYFDGTTTATVADEQGNFGISVGAGESDLVISFVGYATYRLRKPLDYAGKFMKIYLEKTQTALEEVVVSRGPFSRSQLLDVFRRQFLGTSQAGKSCKILNEDDIDVSYDLETNTLKASAANTLRIRNDYLKYEIRFDLIEFSLSYTETSISDHAINRSYYAGSTFYIDLSKKGEADKKRLQTYLGSAPHLMHTFTHNDWEKQKMSLYTANARINPAFYFQISDTLNMKKLRVLKKPGTAITVRDGKATTVKEYFRIVYDKDHISVIDFTRPEILIDENGNYLPISGVLFGGYLGSRKAGDLLPRDYYQVVKDIINK
- a CDS encoding MarC family NAAT transporter, giving the protein MELFIYLFAALFSVLNPIGTVPIFVGLTQDDDKKERSRVSLWTAIDVFIILIISYFIGQYVLTFFGISIEALRIAGGLIIVSSGFSLLTGKFSKTRGINKEVANDLQKRNDIALTPLAIPMLAGPGSISLLIAFYQEHHQTAEMMIAVLSILAVAFVIFLILRSGHYLAKILGASGIVAISRIVGFIVIAIGIQYIVSSIISIIKSNLL